The following are encoded together in the Humulus lupulus chromosome 5, drHumLupu1.1, whole genome shotgun sequence genome:
- the LOC133777829 gene encoding heat shock factor protein HSF8-like yields the protein MDGATGGGEAPSGGGGAQPAVPAPAPAPVPAPIPNANAPPPFLSKTYDMVDDSATDPIVSWSPTNNSFVVWNPPEFARDLLPKYFKHSNFSSFVRQLNTYGFRKVDPDRWEFANEGFLRGQKHLLKSINRRKPAHGHSQQQPQSSHGQSTVGACVEVGKFGLEEEVERLKRDKNVLMQELVRLRQQQQSTDNQLQTMVQRLQGMEQRQQQMMSFLAKAVQSPGFLAQFVQQQNESNRRISEANKKRRLRQEGIAESNLSAASDGQIVKYQPLMNESAKAMLRQMMKVDTPSGMDTFNKSKDGFLIGDGSSSSSTAADSRSSSSRVSGVTLQEVLPTSGQTPSVPLSSGVAAPAVSESSPQLLTSEKATTAQFPDISVLVGSQEAPSLPISQGDVVMPELSEIPEMDSEDNFLSNETGGFLDPESLGLIGSMSIDLDDIAPDPDIDALLDNSTFWDDLLLQSPMAEELSPDGTSKDIEVQVQPKENGWNKTQNMDNLTEKMGLLTSDGKGV from the exons ATGGATGGAGCTACTGGTGGTGGCGAGGCGCCTTCGGGTGGCGGAGGTGCTCAGCCGGCTGTTCCGGCCCCGGCCCCGGCCCCAGTCCCAGCCCCTATTCCAAATGCGAACGCGCCGCCACCGTTCTTGAGCAAGACGTATGACATGGTGGACGACTCGGCGACCGACCCGATCGTATCGTGGAGCCCTACCAACAATAGCTTCGTGGTGTGGAACCCGCCCGAGTTCGCCAGGGATCTCTTGCCCAAGTATTTCAAGCATAGCAATTTCTCAAGCTTCGTTCGACAGTTGAACACCTAT GGTTTTAGAAAGGTTGATCCTGATCGGTGGGAATTTGCAAATGAGGGCTTTTTAAGGGGTCAAAAACATCTTCTTAAGAGTATTAATCGGAGGAAACCTGCCCATGGACACAGTCAGCAACAGCCACAGTCGTCACACGGACAGAGTACGGTGGGGGCATGCGTAGAGGTTGGGAAGTTTGGTCTTGAGGAAGAGGTTGAGAGGCTTAAAAGGGACAAGAATGTTCTGATGCAGGAACTTGTTCGGCTGAGGCAGCAGCAGCAATCTACGGATAACCAGCTGCAAACAATGGTACAGCGTCTGCAAGGAATGGAGCAGCGGCAGCAACAAATGATGTCATTTTTGGCTAAAGCTGTTCAGAGCCCTGGTTTCTTGGCTCAGTTTGTACAGCAGCAAAATGAGAGTAATAGACGTATATCAGAAGCAAACAAAAAACGGAGGCTTAGACAGGAAGGAATTGCTGAGAGTAATCTTTCTGCTGCTTCTGACGGACAGATTGTTAAGTATCAGCCTCTTATGAATGAATCTGCAAAGGCAATGCTCAGGCAGATGATGAAAGTAGATACTCCTTCTGGGATGGACACTTTTAATAAGAGTAAAGATGGTTTCTTGATTGGTGATGGTTCATCATCATCATCCACTGCAGCAGACAGTAGAAGCTCCTCTAGTCGTGTATCAGGAGTTACACTTCAAGAGGTCTTACCAACCTCAGGGCAGACACCTTCTGTTCCATTGTCTTCAGGAGTAGCTGCACCTGCTGTTTCCGAGTCTTCCCCACAACTTTTGACCTCTGAAAAAGCTACAACAGCTCAGTTTCCAGATATAAGTGTTCTGGTTGGATCGCAAGAGGCACCATCACTTCCTATATCACAAGGAGATGTTGTAATGCCTGAGCTTTCTGAAATACCTGAAATGGATTCTGAAGACAATTTCTTGAGTAATGAGACAGGTGGATTTTTAGACCCAGAGTCATTGGGGTTGATTGGGTCAATGTCAATAGATCTTGATGATATCGCTCCTGATCCTGACATTGATGCACTGCTAGACAACTCTACCTTCTGGGACGATCTTCTTCTGCAAAGTCCAATGGCAGAGGAGTTATCTCCTGATGGAACTTCCAAAGATATTGAAGTACAGGTACAGCCAAAAGAGAATGGATGGAACAAGACTCAGAATATGGATAATCTTACGGAGAAAATGGGACTTCTGACATCAGATGGCAAGGGGGTTTGA